One region of Drosophila subobscura isolate 14011-0131.10 chromosome J, UCBerk_Dsub_1.0, whole genome shotgun sequence genomic DNA includes:
- the LOC117893619 gene encoding uncharacterized protein CG32395: MRKVNLLNRCTRLFLFGIVLLTQLCGLTTFVYDLRRERFYQSNTLRVYSVLVLLLLMVLIVGNVCSIISSNEEWLSMVGFYVILVVRVQNLLYSGECVKLLNEMHRMVRQLQTMARHPNIFRGRHLLLLVLAFHTLIRSLISAMRRDTRQTIILLLIFAVLLAFLLQITINICLFVVLIACYHELHLCTRRISNDVRKLRQAQALEGVHLSVLVEQLRCITEELIMLRSQVFHISRRLIKHFRFHWLCALVHGFLPFTFLTAIDQQDFYYLTTSVLNIVFYFTIFELLSWESRLSRSFWHFHLTNYQPSFDRTIDELVHQEINERIKLSIYGITLDMKFLSRLLSISIFFIFVNTQSYWQHQCQIEHVSPDV; this comes from the exons ATGAGGAAAGTGAATTTACTGAACCGCTGCACGCGGCTCTTCCTGTTTGGCATCGTATTGCTGACCCAGCTCTGTGGCCTAACCACATTCGTCTACGATTTGAGGCGGGAACGTTTCTATCAATCCAACACACTGAGGGTATATTCTgtgctggttctgctgctcctcatgGTGCTCATTGTGGGCAACGTTTGCTCCATAATCAGCAGCAACGAGGAATGGCTTTCCATGGTGGGATTTTACGTGATTCTGGTGGTTCGTGTACAGAATCTCTTGTACAGCGGGGAATGCGTTAAACTGCTGAATGAAATGCACCGGATGGTGAGGCAACTCCAGACAATGGCCCGGCATCCGAATATCTTTCGAGGGCGACATCTACTGCTGCTCGTGTTGGCTTTTCATACGCTCATACGTTCGCTTATATCGGCCATGAGGCGGGACACCAGGCAAACTATCATTTTGCTGCTGATATTTGCTGTTCTGCTGGCCTTTCTGCTCCAGATCACGATCAACATTTGCCTCTTTGTGGTCCTGATTGCCTGCTACCATGAGCTGCACCTCTGCACGCGCCGCATCTCGAATGATGTGAGAAAGCTGCGACAGGCACAGGCGCTGGAGGGTGTACACCTTTCGGTGCTGGTCGAACAACTGCGCTGCATAACAGAGGAATTGATTATGCTGCGATCGCAGGTGTTTCACATCTCTCGGCGACTCATCAAACACTTTCGTTTCCACTGGCTGTGCGCATTGGTACACGGATTTCTACCCTTCACATTCCTAACAGCCATCGATCAGCAGGATTTCTACTACCTCACCACCTCAGTGCTGAACATTGTCTTTTATTTTACGATATTTGAGTTGTTGTCATGGGAATCACGGCTGTCGCGTAGTTTCTGGCACTTTCACTTGACCAACTATCAGCCAAGTTTCGACAGAACG ATTGATGAGCTGGTGCACCAGGAAATCAATGAGCGAATCAAATTATCCATCTATGGCATTACGCTGGACATGAAATTCCTCAGCCGCCTGctgtccatttccattttcttcaTATTTGTGAACACACAGAGCTACTGGCAGCATCAATGCCAGATAGAACATGTTTCGCCTGATGTATAA
- the LOC117893638 gene encoding eukaryotic translation initiation factor 4E1, producing MDTDPKFVNNTTRSTSSTELESLGMSVDPLAAEMIGPFIKHPLEHTWTLWYLQSDRSKSWEELQNEITSFDMVEDFWSLYTHIKPPSELRFGSDYSLFKKGIQPMWEDEANKFGGRWVISTGRRSKFELDKLWLDVILILIGESFDHTEEICGAVINLRGKQNKISVWTANGQNEGAVIHIGLKLREMLRLPPLQMQYQLHKDSMTKQGSMVKSVYCL from the exons ATGGATACTGATCCGAAATTTGTGAACAACACCACGCGCTCCACTTCCAGCACTGAGCTGGAGTCGCTGGGAATGTCTGTTGATCCATTGGCTGCTGAAATGATTGGGCCGTTTATCAAGCATCCGCTGGAGCACACCTGGACGCTGTGGTACTTGCAGAGCGATCGCTCCAAGTCGTGGGAGGAGctacaaaatgaaatcacaAGCTTTGATATGGTCGAGGACTTTTGGAgcctgtacacacacattaagcCACCATCAGAGTTACGTTTTGGCAGCGATTATTCTTTGTTCAAGAAGGGCATACA GCCCATGTGGGAGGATGAGGCCAACAAGTTTGGCGGTCGCTGGGTCATCTCTACGGGCCGCCGCAGCAAGTTCGAGCTGGACAAGCTCTGGCTGGATGTG ATTCTAATATTGATTGGCGAGTCCTTTGATCACACTGAGGAAATCTGCGGCGCTGTCATCAACTTGCgcggcaaacaaaacaaaattt CTGTTTGGACTGCCAATGGGCAGAATGAGGGGGCAGTCATTCATATTGGCTTGAAGCTGCGCGAAATGTTGCGTTTGCCACCGCTCCAGATGCAGTATCAGCTGCACAAGGACTCGATGACCAAGCAGGGATCGATGGTTAAATCGGTTTACTGCCTCTaa